Below is a genomic region from Mustela lutreola isolate mMusLut2 chromosome 1, mMusLut2.pri, whole genome shotgun sequence.
GATGAGGGCGCAGTGACAAAAGCAGGGGCCGAGGCCGACCGAGGACAGCAGGCCGTGTGCAGGAGCATGCAAGCAGTAATTGGACAGGAGCGGCGTGTGGGAGCCGTCGTCAGTGCACAGAGACAAGGAAAGGCCAtcttggggttgggggagtgTGTGCCCCTCACctggggaggaggagccagggggCCATCCAGGCCAGTGCTGCCCCACCATCCCAAGAAAGAGCCCTCGGGCACAGGTGGCCAAGACTAGCTCCAGGACAGCTAGGTGCTGAGATATGTCTGGGGGTAGGCAaagctccaagccaaagcctgaTGGAGGCTCTGCCAGcagcatgggggagggaggggtcaaGGTCAAACAGGAGCTGGTTCTGGGTTTGGATATCTTCCAGGTGGTGTGTGAGTGCTGTGCCATTTTTCTCAGGGATGGCCATCCAGTTTCTGCTCTGTCTCCAGAGGAGCAGCGAGGCACGGTGGCAGGGGCCTCCTGGCCTTGGGGAGTGGCCTCTgagctccccctgcctctcccctactGGCCTCTGTCCTGCCCATGCTGCGGGGCCCGCCCCAGGGTCCCCGAGGGCTCTCCCTCCTAGTAGCTTCCCACTTTAGGCCTACTTAGCACTTTCCCAGCTGTTTCCCTGCTCGGATTCTGGTGTGTTTTTGATTCTGGTGTGTTTTTGGTCCCCGAGCTGCGGCCCCACTGAGACTGCCTGAGTCTGTGTAAAGCAAGGCACTGAAGCTGCCACTACCACAGACAGGAATGGGAGTAACCCGGGATGCCTCCGCTGCTCCCCTCCGCCCTTCCCAatgcctccccctcctcttcccgtTTCTGGCCACTTCCCACATTCCTCCCAGCCAGTCCTCCTCATCCCCATAAGCCTGCAGGAGGGACACCAGGAGACCAGCTCACAACCTCTGGAAACTTCAGCTGCTCCAGCAAGGGAAGCTGCGGGATCAGGCTGAGCTAAGAACCAGGAGAACCCATGAGGCAAAGTAAAAAGTAACTGATGATTTTCAAGAGTTATAGCAAGAACCATTCCCAGCTACTTGTGAATAAGGATAAAGATGCCTGGCCGGACAGCTCATAGACTCCTGACCTGGGTCCGCAGCCCCCTGGTAAGAACCCTACTGTTATGTCCCGACAAGAGAGAGGCCACCGCTCTGTTGCAGCCTAAGTCCCAAAAGCCGGGTCCTCCTTCTCATGACACTTGTGTTCAAGGTGAAAGGACATCAGAAAGAAGCCTGAGACCCTCACAAATATAGTCACTGATCtctgacaaaggaacaaaggcaacACAAGGGAGCAAAGACAGCATCTTCAACAGACGGCTCTGGAGCCACAGTACGGCCCCGTGCAGAAAACTAAATCTAGCCAGGACCCCGACACCAGCAGGTGCTGGCCAAGACACCAAGCCACGGGAGCTCCCATCCACGGTGCCGGGAATGCAGAAGACGGCTGgttggtttcttacaaaactgggCACTCACCATCTGATCCAGCCATGAAGCTGCTTGGCATTTACCGCAGGAGCCGAGAGCTCACGGAtgcacaaaaacctgcacacagatgttaaCAGCACCTCTCTCTCTGTAATCCCCCGAACTCCGGAGTAACTAACATGTCCTTAGCAGATGATGGATGAATCCGTGGTGGTCCCTCCAGGTGGAAGAGTGTTACCCGGCACTAAACAGAAGCCGGCTCTTGAGCCCCGAGGAGACCTGGAAGAGCTGGGATGCACGTGATGGAGGGAAGGGAGCCGGCAGGGAGAGGCTGCGAGCTGTGAGAGTCTGTCCGTGGCATGTCCTAGAAAAGGCAGCATGGTGGGGACGGCAAGGAGATCGGCCGGCGCCAAGGCTGGGAtttgggaggggggagcaggtgGGGCATGAGGGGGTTCAGGGCAGTGAAGCTACTAGGTGTGAAACCGTCATGACACATGCACAGTATGCGCAGCACTGAGCGTGACCTGGACATGAGCCGTGGACTTGGGGGGATGATGACGTGTCAGCACTGGTCCACTGGTGGGGCTGCAGACAGTGGGGGAAGCTGTCGTGTGTGGGGGCGGTGGGTACGTGGGGAGTCTCTGTGCCTTTTCAGAGTTAATGTAAACCTCAAACTGCTCTAAACAAATTACAGCTTTAACAGAAGGAAGAAACCCAAGGTTCAAATTGGGACCTTGCTTAATCCTGTTAAAGCGCAAACCTTTGTCCTCTGGAGGACTGGCTGCCTCAGCCACAGGACTGGGCCCACAGCACCCCACTGAGGAGGTACCCGAGGTCAGAACCCTGGGGGGGCCCTCAGACAGCAGGGCACCTGGCAGCAGAGACAGCTGCCATCCCACCTGCGCCGCACACACCACCCAGTCGCCCTCTCCTGCACACGGGCAGGGAGACACGTTTGTGTTCAAAGAGACAGTGACTTCTCCCATTTCAGATAACACTTGCTGCGTTCCAGGCCTTCCCTCCACCACCCACCCCAGGGGACAGGGACGTGGGGCGGGGAGGCTCAGGTGCACGGTGCTGCCCATGCCACAGCCCGGCCCGGTGGGGGTGGCCGGGAAGGACGGGGGCAAGGGCTGCTGCCCGAGAACCCAGGCCACCCGTGGCTCGGCTAAGGACTAAGAGAAGGGGCATGCGAGAGGCCAGAGTGCAGTGTAAGAATGGAGTCAAAAACCCACATGATTACAACTGTTTATAACCTTAGACCAATTAAAATGTGCCCATGGCGGATGACAAGAGGGAAAGCCAGGGGGGGCTGCCCCCCCCATCTCGAACTGTTCTTTAATGCACCGTACAGTGAAAACTACCATGACACGGGAAGGGAATGGGCGTGAACAAAATACTCACCCCCAgctctcctgccccccaccccgttgTGAGAACAAAATGcgaacacacacagaaaaggtattttaaaatcacGGAAGTCCACCTAGAAAAAAGTACCATGGAAACAGCCTGAGCCAGGCACCACTCCCCCTCTCACCGGGTCACTCACACGGCACCCACCACCCAGCAGCTCAGCCTGCCCATCCCCGTCGTGACCCCTGTGAGCCAAGTCCTGCAGGCTGACGCCCACCCTTGTCCTCCAAACTGAGTTCCTGGttgtggaggggtggggaggcaaaGGCCCCAAAGAACATAGACGGGATGTAGGTGTTCAGGGCACCGTGTCAAGCATGGTCCCCCCACCATCTAAGACGCACCTGAGGCGAGCAAGAGACCACGAGCCACCAGCCCACTGCTGCGACTGGCTGGCATTTCTCTCACGGCAGAATTTTCCAGATGAAGGAAACGGAGCAAGGATCCACACCCTGGGAAATTCCCTGTACCAAAGTCAATAGTCTCTGGGCTTCAGGAATTTTCTGCCCTCAAAAGGGCGTGCGGAAATGGGCTCCATGGGAGCACAGGGACAGCACCTTCCTAGGCCCCCACAGCAGCTCAagaggcaggagggcaggaggagggcctTGGCCTGGCTGTGAGAAGTGACGTCCCTTCCGCCATCACCTGCCCCACCCCGTCGTTCTGCCTAGGACCTGCAAGAGTGTGGGCGGCGGGCAGAGCCTACGGCACATAAGTGGAAcacgtcctgtgatggccagcaGAGGCCCAAGGGCAGCAGGGGAGCCAGGCCTGGACACCTGTCAATCAGGTATCAATCAGCACATGTCATCCCATCACGGATGGACGGGGCTACAACTCCAAGCTCACTTCTCCTGAACCACACTGAGCAGGCTTACCTTTTTGTCCTCCTTTGTCTTTCGAACTTGACGATGGGGCCCAAAGATGTTCTGCATCCCGAAAGCCTTCCTGGACCAGTCCCTCTTTTGGGCACCGAGCGGGAGCTGTGCCAAGCTGCCTTCCAGCCGGTAGCGGTCGGCGGGGATCTTGCTCATGGGAGGAGGCAGTGTGCCGCAGTTGACACTGGACCACCCATCTGTGGAGTCCGTGTACGACTCCTGGTCGCTGGCATGTCCACACTGCCACTCCTGCAAGACGTGGACCGGGAGCCACCGCTGGCCCAAACCACCACCGTGGCCAGCGGCGCCCCTCTTAGAAGGAGGGACGGAGCTCCGCAAGGAGGCCGGGGGAACTTCAGCGTGAGCAGCGGGTCCCAAGTGCTTACTGAAGTCCCGGCCCCTGTCAGCTGGCGGAGCAACCTCAAACGGACCCCCCACTTCAGTGTCGTGGCAGAAGGCCCCGTTCCAGGGGGTACCCCAGGGCTGGGAGCCCCTGCCGCCCATACCCTCCCAGCCACCATTGCCGGGGCTATGCCTGCTTGAGCTGGCCCCCAGGTCAAGCACCAGCACCCGGCTGCTCCTCTCCTCCTGGTGGAAATTCCCGATGCCACTGTCACTGTTGCTGCTGGTGCTGGCATTCTGCTGGGCATCTGCGTCCCCATCTGCAAAGGCCCGCGCCCGCACCCCCTCGATCAGCTCGCCCATGTCCCTGTAAAGCACGGAGATGAACTGGAGGACGGGAAGAGATGACGCCGGGAACTCGAGGCAGCCATTGGTGTCGGGGTCAGCCGTGCACTCGAACCCAAATCGCCGGGCAATGCCTTGATGGATTTTGTGGCTGAATAAGTCTGGATCCACCATGAACACGTGGCAGGAGGTCCGCAAGGCACCTTCGTCCTCATGTGCCAGGCTCCCGTCATCGCCGCTCTGCATGGTCACGAGCCCGAAGAGCCTCCTGTCATCCGGGCACACGGCGCTGAAGGCCAACTTCTCTGCCGGGTACTCGGCCAGAACGGCAGCCTGGTCGGTACAGAGCTGCACTCGGTCATGCAGGACCCGCATGGTCACAAGGGAGTGGATCTTCTGCTCAGCCCGCAGACGTCGTAGGCAGCCGCGAATGGCCTGCAAGCTGTCCGACTCAAGGTTGCAGCTTGTGGAAGGAAGTTCGATGGAACCCAAGTAGCCGACGACCATGGCGACGTTCAAAATACTGGCATCCAACGCAAAATCTTCGTGGTTCTCAGGTCCGATGCTGAAAACGGAATCATCGTTAATGACTTTGGATACTTCCTCCTTAGAAAGCAGGCTGGAATTTGGGTGACTTACACTTTCACGTCCAAGGTCAAAGCGCGCAGCGGCTGACTCAGAAAGGGATCTCTGTTTCAGTTTCAAGGGCTCTGAAGTGCTTGTGCGAAGACTAGGATTTTCAAAAATCATACTGAAAATGCCACCAGACTGCATCTCTTCAACCACTCTCTCTGCTCTGTTGATACCCAAGGCTTTGGAATCAAGCTTGGGCTTCAGCCAGCCTTTGCCATCATAAAACCCAATCTCTTCGTCACTGGAGCAGGACTCCAGGTGGCCGAGGCCTTCACCAATCACCATGTGTAGGACGCCAGAACATTTCCCAATCAATTTCACCACATCCTCATGGGACGCTTTCTTCACATTGATCTCATTGACAGCGAATATCTGATCACCAGCACGGAGACCCACAAAATCTGCGGGGCTCCCTCTCATGACACAGCTGAGCACACAAGGCGCCTGGCCAGAAAGGGTAAATCCGTAGCCCGCTCTTCCTCTGGCCACCTCCACGCTCCTCAATCGAGGGGGCGCTGGCCCATGAAGCGGACGGTCCACCATGTCCCCTGCCCTATACATCTCTATGAACTTGCAAGACCAAGGGCATCATTCTTTACTCCAAGGGTTCCATCGTTCAGGAAAGGCTGGGCGCTGCCgtcctttttcttgaaataatgtCCTAAGGAAGGAAATACATAGTTTGTTATTAAAGAGCCCGTATTTCTATTGCTTGTGCAGAGTACCTAAATGTAAGAAGAGAACTCATCACAAAAACCGTGACAGGAAGTCTCCGGTTACCACATAAATGTCGAAGTGAAGGAGAAGCAGTTTCTAGATACAATCAATCCTGAAGTCAGGCTAAGAAATTTCCCTTCACACTAGACCGTGTTTCTCAGAACTGCAGTGAGGCTAATCCCACCTTAGGTTGAGGAATCCGGACTGTCGCAGAACCTGGCCTGGTTTGCCCGCTTTCTCCTGCCTGTCTGGGCCAAAAGGGAAGACCCCTCGAGACCCTTAGCATTCAAAGTGTGGTCCGAGGACCAGCAGCCTGGCAGTGCCCAGGAATGGCTACAACACAGGCTCTCATGCTCCTCTGCTGACCCAGCACATCACAGTCTGCATTTGAACccgagaggcagagacagagcaagaagCAGGGCTGGCCATTGACTTGGTCTAGAAAGGCGCCTCGTTGATCACAAACCCCTCCTTCACAAGCAGCTCTCCAACAGGAAAGAGACAGCTTATATTCTCTCACATTCCAACTCCCTCCCTCGATTACTGTCTTCTGAGCAAGGTACCATGTGGGGAAAATGCAAGAGTCTGAACCTGCCTCAGTCAACCACAGAGGCCACTGACAGAACAGATAAGCCagcaaaaagagcaaaggaatatACTTAATTGTTCCAGGGGATGACTTCATCATTAAAAGTACTGGTTGTCAGCAAACCTGTGTCAGGGTCCCGAACCAGCCCAGGTCCACTGACTCCCCAGGAGGACACAGGGGATGTAGCAGGTAGTCGTGCTCACAGCCGGGGGTTTATCCCAATGAACACAGATGAGGCAAAATCAGTGAAGGGAACAGGTACAGAGTGGGAGGCTTTGGGGGCGATGAAGTCCAAAGGAAACAGGCGCCAGCTGCCAGCATCCTCTCCTGGGAAGTTAGGTGGGACGCGCTCTGTTCCCAGCAGTGCCCAGTGACAACACATGTGGGGTTCCGTCTCCCGGGGAAGCTCATGAGACGTGGAGCAGGGCTCTCACCCGGGCTGGTCCCACAGGCCCCTCTCCCTGGCTCAGCCCCAACCACAGACCCCCAAGAGGAAGGAGTGTCGGCGCCGACCACAGCACTGGTGCGCACGGGGTTGGGGGCACAGCTGAGGACCCAAGAAGGCTCCCAATGGCGGGCACCTGCACGGGCCTCTCCAGCAGAGCTCCTGTGGCACAAATCCCTTCAAagatcactttaaaaaacaatataatagggacgcctgggtggctcagttggttgggcggctgccttcggctcaggtcataatcccagcgtcctgggatcgagtcccacatcgggctccttgctcagcagggagcctgcttctccctccgcctccgTCTGccagtgctcactctctctctctctctctctgacaaataaataaaataaataaaatcttacaaaaaaaaaaaaaaacaatataataggggacacctgggtcgctcagctggctaagcgcctacctttggctcaggtgtcccaggttcaagtcccacatcgggctccttactcagcggggagtttgcttctcccactgaccctcccccctcatgcactctctcttttcaaacaaataaataaaaccttaaaaaaaaccagaatataTTAAATCATGTTGTGAAGAGCCAAAACACAGAGATCATGTTAAGGAGTGTACTTTTTTAAGTAATTGTTTTAAAGTTGTTAGGAGAAATTCTTCATCCCGGGAAAGGTCTGCAGTAACAGAAGCCTAATTCCAAGTATTGCACAGCCACGCACGAGAGAAGGAGCTGGAGGGACTGAAGGGTATGCTCCAGGGTGACCCTGCTGGCGGACACAGGGACACAGAGGACACAGTGTGCAGCGTGTGGGTTTGAATAAAACCATCCAGATAGTAAGACTGATAAAAGAACAATTTATTTCTAAACTACCATACTATTTAATACCTATGTGGTAATTCGGGAATCATTTAAGTATGATGAGTAGACATTTAATACTTGATATTcatcattaaaaatatgtatattacagTTGGCCAAGAATAGCGTTTGCTGGTCTCCTCACTGGGGCTTTTCCAAGCTGCATGGTGCACCCCCCCACAAATATGCCTCACccttacccccaccccacacagggGAACTGGGAAGGAGCCAGAGACCTCACGGCCATGGTCAACTGCAGGCTCCCAACACGGGAGGTCACCCTGGATGATACAGGCAGGCCCAGGGGACTGGCAGGAGGGCCAgagtcagagagaagcagagaccaGAGGCGCAGGCTGTGAAGGTAGAGGAAGGGCCACAGAGCTCACAAATGGGGCTTCTCTAGAAGCCACAAAAGGCAAGGAGACAGACAATCCCCTGGAGTCTCCAGAAGGAACGGCCTACTGGTAAGGAGGGGGCACATGGGTGCAGGAAACAGCACACTGGGGCCATCACTGCGACCCCTCCCAAGACAGAGGTTGGCCCTGCAGCACTGCTCTGGTAACAGAAAACCGCCTGGTTGACTCCACCAGCCAACAGGAGCTACCTCTATAAAAGAAAGGATTTCCTAATTTTATATGCAGAGTTATTTTGTAATTCATCCAAACACTAGAGTCCCCGCACCTATGATATAACACAGAGTAACAGTCTTCTGCATTTTGGcttgcacaaaaaaaaaaaaaaaaaaaattgtttctaattCATGTAAGTAGTATCTTAATACCTATAACCACGTGTTATGAGTTCAGCCTACAAGTGAATTTTTCCTTAAACTGCATCAGTTAATAGTAAAATGAGCAGGCAGTGAAATTCAGAAAAAGCACAGGGAACAGtttccagcacacacacacacacacacacacatacaccaccatccccccaccaccaccacccctgcctaGGCTTTCTCCCATCTGAGCTGCTTTAGTGCCAGTTCCTAGGTGCCTTTCCTCCACCACGAAAACTCTGGGTGAGTAGGTCTGAGCCACCTGCTCCGACAAagtccctacccccaccccccccaccaggtGCGTCTGACAGGTGCCAACACCTGGAACGCCCTGCCTGGAGCTCAGCTGCTCTGGGCTGAATGCATGTGTCTCCGGATCCGGATCCGTAGGCTGTTGAAatgccactccccacccccaaccagtgGGACGGTATTTGGAGAGCCTTTGGGAGCGATTAGGTtcagatgagatcaggagggtgGGGCGGTCGGGATGGGGAAGAGGAGACTAAGGCCCTCCCAGCCCTCCGCCCCTGCTCTCCTTCGGTTGAGGACAGTGAGGACACAAGAAGGCGGCCACACGGAAGCAGGAGGTGGACAGTGGACCCGTGGGCACCTGGACCTCGGCGTGCCTCCagccgctcagcagggagtgtccTGGCAACCTAAGCTGACAAAGACATCCTCTGATCCAGCCTCCCCATGGGGCAGGAAAGGGAAGAGGTCAGAAAGAGGTGACAGCTTCCTCGCAGCACAGACAGGGGGACGCGAGGGTCTCCTCCTCACTACGCCCACTACCAGGATCAGTTTCTCATCACCAAATGACACGGCCATTTCTTTACCAACATGTCGTTCAGACCAGCAGGACCTAGAAACACAAATCAGCAGCAGTGATGTCTCCTGACTCCTCTCTAAGGTTCAAATCAGGGTCAGACCCAGAAGCCCCCAGAAAGGGGCCCGGCCCTGAGCAGCCAACAGGCCCCAGGGGGCAGAAGCAAGACAAGGCGAACTGCACCCTGTGCTCGGGTTCCCTCTGGGAGGAGAGCGCccagggcttggcctccatccccaCCCACAAGGGGACACATCTGTGACGACCACACCCCAGTTCACCATGACTCTGCCACCAGAGGTTACAGGCATTCTCAGGGCTGAAGACCGAAGCCGTGCAGAACAGCAACAGTGCCCAGGAGCAGCGTAGGAGGGGAGCCTGAGAACTACCAGGCAGAGTACCCAGCATACCGgggacaagcaggaagagcaggaaCACAGCCAGACAACAGTAGAAGCACTGGCAGTGTAGGGCCTTACATAGTGCTCAATCCTCAGTATGCAGTACTAAGTGCTCAGTACTAGGTGCTTGGTATTCAGTACTCAGTACTTGGTACTCAGTGACCGCTACTcagtgctcagtgctcagtgctCAGCACTTGTCACCGGCCAGGGCTGTTCTCACAACCTTCCATGTGGTTCCAACGCCACTATGAGATGGGTATGATTATTCCCACTTTTCAGATGAGCAAATGAACATGCTGAGAGATAACCTGTAAGGGCTACACAGCTAATGGGCATCATGGGTGGACTGGAACTCAGCTCTCTCGAGTCCACATGGAGGGGTCCTCAGAGGAAGCAGACACAGCCTTGGGGCTGGAGCAAGCCGCCACAGTCCCTCCCACGGCCTAAGCCCTGGCTATAGGAGCCTGGCAACGCCATACAACCCTCCCGGACTGGGATCCAGCCACCAGCAGGccccgcccctctcccctcccccaagtccATCGTGTCTGGGCACTCCCTccagccacccacccaggcactTCCACAGCACTAGTTCCACCCACTAGTTCCACCAGTTCCACCCGCTGGGGGCCACCTCCCCCTAGCTTCCCCTTGGGAACATCTGCGGAAGACCCAACACAGCCCCCACATGATCACACGCACCACAACACACGCTGACCATCCCCGCATCCCAGCCTCACCCTGTCTGATTCATCCTAGCAGCCCACCACCCGACCTCGGAGAAGCTGTCCCCAGTCCAGGACATGCTTCCCGCTCTCCCCCAAACCAAACCGACCTGGGACCTGCCCTCCCCAATATGGCAGGTCCCCAAACGCCAGAGGACAAGCTTGTGGTTTCTTGGGTTACGTAGGCTACTTCCAGCTGACATCTGCTCACATTATTTACCTGCCACTCACAGTGGCCCAGGCTGGGACTGTGCATGGGACTTGGCCAAGCACAGGGCTTCCCCTTGAGGGAGCGGACCCTTCCACCAAAGACCCCACAGCTCAGGGACAAGGATACTGGCAGGCCACCAATGACTCCCCAGCTACACATCCATACCCCTGCCGCTCTGTGAGCTTCTCCCAAGGAACCCAAGGAGCACAGCACACCCCATGGGGACCCTCCAGGGGTCATGGCCCCCACACACTCTGTTCCACAAAATGGCACCACCAGCTTGGTCAACCCGGGCCAGGACCCCTTCTCTATGCCCCTGTTCCTTCTCCCTTGAGAACCCATTTCCTCTCTAGACAGCAAAGCCCTCCCTCATGGGTAATTCTCTCTGCAGCTACAAACCCATTTCCCACACCCTCCTGGCTGCCTACCACCCCACTCGGCCCATCAAACACAGCTTTTTCTGGAAGCACCTCTCTCTCCAAACTGGCCTCGAGCAGTCCCACCAGGCCACCAACAGCCCCACACAACCGCATCCACAGACACTTTTCACCCTTCATTCCCTGACTTCTCAGCAAACTCCACACACCAAACCTCCTGGGCTTGCCCCAAGCATGGGGGCCCCAAGctctttcccctctgccccaAGCAATCAGACTCCTCAAGGCGGGGGTCTCCCACATGGTGATCCCCCACCCATACTCTCCTGAAGTTCAGGGGCACCTAAAACTCAACAGTCTAAACAAACTCTTCCCCAAAGCTGCCTCTCTCTCGGTGACAGCCCCGTGGCCTCCCCAGACACACGGGCAGGAGCCACCACAAGCAGGGGCTCCCAGAGAGACTCCCCAGGTCCTAACCAGGGCGTGCAGACATTCACAAAGAGGTGGCCCCAAGAAAAGGCTGTCATAAACAAGGACCAGTCACGTGAACAGAGTCCACAAAGCCACAGACCACACAGGACGGCCCCTGGAGCAGATGGCCTGGGATATGGAAACGGGCGCAGAAGCCCTCAGCCACCAGGAGGGTCAACCCAGAGCTGCCAAGGGGAAAAGTGGGAGTGGAGGGGAAGAAAACACGTGGGTAATTCAGGGACGAGTTTCTCCACTCATCTGTCACTACATCACCTACAGAAGGCAGCCAGAAAGGGCTCCCCAAATTTGTAGGGTAGATTTGGGTCATACGACTTAAATTGTACATCATACGGAAAACACAACATTCTCTTCAGAGGACCCTGGAGGTGGCTGAGACCAAAGCCAGGCTTCAGCATTTGGTGGGA
It encodes:
- the RGS12 gene encoding regulator of G-protein signaling 12 isoform X4, with translation MYRAGDMVDRPLHGPAPPRLRSVEVARGRAGYGFTLSGQAPCVLSCVMRGSPADFVGLRAGDQIFAVNEINVKKASHEDVVKLIGKCSGVLHMVIGEGLGHLESCSSDEEIGFYDGKGWLKPKLDSKALGINRAERVVEEMQSGGIFSMIFENPSLRTSTSEPLKLKQRSLSESAAARFDLGRESVSHPNSSLLSKEEVSKVINDDSVFSIGPENHEDFALDASILNVAMVVGYLGSIELPSTSCNLESDSLQAIRGCLRRLRAEQKIHSLVTMRVLHDRVQLCTDQAAVLAEYPAEKLAFSAVCPDDRRLFGLVTMQSGDDGSLAHEDEGALRTSCHVFMVDPDLFSHKIHQGIARRFGFECTADPDTNGCLEFPASSLPVLQFISVLYRDMGELIEGVRARAFADGDADAQQNASTSSNSDSGIGNFHQEERSSRVLVLDLGASSSRHSPGNGGWEGMGGRGSQPWGTPWNGAFCHDTEVGGPFEVAPPADRGRDFSKHLGPAAHAEVPPASLRSSVPPSKRGAAGHGGGLGQRWLPVHVLQEWQCGHASDQESYTDSTDGWSSVNCGTLPPPMSKIPADRYRLEGSLAQLPLGAQKRDWSRKAFGMQNIFGPHRQVRKTKEDKKGSKFGRAIGLTQTSQRTSARRSFGRSKRFSITRSLDDLESATVSDGELTGTDLKDCVSNHSLSSNASLPSVQSCRRLRERRAASWAVSFERLLQDPLGVRYFSDFLRKEFSEENILFWQACEYFNHVPAHDKKELSYRAREIFSKFLCSKATTPVNIDSQAQLADDILSAPHPDMFKEQQLQIFNLMKFDSYTRFLKSQLYQECILAEVEGRSLPDAQQVPSSPASKHSVSSEHSSVSTPKKLSGKSKSGRSLNEELGDEDSEKKRKGAFFSWSRTRSTGRSQKKKEHGDHANEPPHANGGLGRRESQGSVSSTGSLDLSEACRTSGPERDKAAKHCCIQLPDGTSCVVAVKAGLSIKEVLAGLCERHGINGAAVDLFLVGGDKPLVLHQDSSILESRDLRLEKRTLFRLDLVPINRSVGLKAKPTKPVTEVLRPVVAKYGLHLNELVARLSGEKEPLDLGAPISSLDGQRVILEEKEPSRGKEKQKSTPTRQNTAVNSSSRNHSATSFLSSFPKLRATEPTTSVGC